One Marmota flaviventris isolate mMarFla1 chromosome 17, mMarFla1.hap1, whole genome shotgun sequence genomic window, ttcccattcttgtggttgtacacaatgtggagttacactgattgtgtattcatatatgaacataggaaagttatgtccagttcattctttcttattgccatctcccctcccttcccttcatttttctttgtctaatctaaCCCCCCACTCTTAATTAGTatctgcacatcagagagaacatttggtctttggttttttgggattggcttatttcacttagcatgatagtctccagttccatccatttactgttaaatgccataatttcattcttatggctgagtaatattccattgtgtacatgtaccacattttctatatccattcatctgttgaagggcacctaggttggttccatagcttagctattatgaattgagctgctacaaaccttgatgtggccatatcactacagaatgctgattttaagtcctttttaatttttttttgtagttgtagatggacagaatgcttttttatttttatgtggtgctaaggctcaaacccagtgcctcatgcatgctaggcgagcgctctaccactgagctacagccccagccccaggttttaTCTTATATACatggaaaaatgaagacttacatGGTGCAGATAACTTAAAGGGCATGAGGCTGAAGGGCACCGCCAGCCAGCCATTCAGTACCTGCAGGCAGGGCTCTGGGAAGAGCTCTGGACTTGCCTCCTAGCTATAGGCCAGTTCTCCCCAGGCACTCTGATTGGTAGGTTAATCATCTTTTTGGCTTATCCCCAAGCCCTGGTGTGCCACTTTCTTTTCCCCTCTGGGCACTGAAATAACTCCTGATGGCCCACCCCTATTTTGAGGACTTCCTGCTATAGATTTTTAATGAAGCCACGAACTTTGGTGATTCTGTTTCTTAGGCCATTGGTGCTCGGAACTTGCTCAAATCCATAGCAAAGCAGAGAGAAGCCCAACAGCAGCAACTTCAAGCACTGAtagcagaaaagaaaatgcagCTAGAAAGGTAAGAAGCCATGATGTGAAGCAGGTTCTTCATTCCACTTAGATTCTATTTTCCTTCTTGATCATCTTCATTATCATTTCCCCAGGAATAGCATTGCACTAGTCAACCCgatttgaagaatttttaaaaattacctttggctggggatgtggctcaagcggtagcacactcgccttgcatgcgtgcggcccgggttcgatcctcagcaccacatacaaagatgttgtgtctgccaataactaaaaaataaataaataaatattaaaattaaaaaaaattacatttgatgggaagaaaacagaaaattggtTTTATAGCATCCTTGACCAGGTTTGAGTATGAAAATTCAGATAGCAAGGGGCCAGTTGGCTGGCTCCCAGAGGTTACTTTGTTAggggtggagttttttttttttttttggtagttgtagatggatagcatgccttttatttttaaaatatttatttagttgtagatgaacacacagtatctttatttattttcatgtggtgctaaggatcgaacccagtgcctcacatgtgaggcaagcgctttatcactgagctaaagccTCAGTCccgccttttattttttaaatagctttattttattcatttttatgaggtactgaggattgaacccagtgctttacatgtgctaggcaagcactctaccactgagccacaaccctgcccttatttatttttatctggtattaaggatcaaatccagggccttacacatgtgaagcaagtgctccccatgagccacaacccagccttgGAGATTTCCTATGGGTAGGACtttgcctgtttttctttcttgcccTAACTTCATTCTGAACTCACCATTTCTTAGAATCATTTAAACCTCTGTAGTCTTCTCTAGAAGACTTAAGTCTGtagtttatttcatctttttcagGGCttctaataattttgtttttcaggtaTCGGGTTGAATATGAAGCTTTGTGTAAAGTAGAAGCAgaacaaaatgaatttattgaccaatttatttttcagaaatgaactgaaaatttcatttataCCAGGAAGGCAAAAAagcccccaaaccaaaaaacctCTGTACCATTCCAGTGACTTGACTAATGACCTACGTCATGACAGTGTGCAAGGAACACAGCCCTCTGAAGGCAGTAATGCAGTCCAGGGGTAGGACTGGAATGAGTGAGTGAACAGCTACTGCCAGTGGCCATGCTGGGCAGGTTCTCACCTCTTACATTCTTAGTAGGAATGAAGCAGCCTGTAAACTTTGATCCTCTTT contains:
- the Ift20 gene encoding intraflagellar transport protein 20 homolog isoform X1, with translation MAKDILGEAGLHFDELNKLRVLDPEVTQQTIELKEECKEFVDKIGQFQKIVGGLIELVDQLAKEAENEKMKAIGARNLLKSIAKQREAQQQQLQALIAEKKMQLERNELKISFIPGRQKSPQTKKPLYHSSDLTNDLRHDSVQGTQPSEGSNAVQG